The Kocuria turfanensis genome contains the following window.
AGCTCTCCCGCACGCCCTACCCCTATCCGCGGCTGCGGCTGGCCCGGCGGCCCGGGTCCCTCTTCGACTACGCCTACGAGGACTTCGAGGTCCTCGACTACCGCCACCACCCCGCGATCTCGGCGCCGGTGGCCGTATGAGCGCGCACCCCGGACCGGACGCGCCGCAGGCCCCCGCGGGGACCGTCGGGGCGATCTGGGCGCAGACCGCCGAGGGCGTCATCGGCCGCGGCGGCACGATGCCCTGGTCCCTGCCGGAGGACCTGGCCTTCTTCCGGCGCACGACCACCGGCCACCCCGTGATCATGGGCCGGCGCACCTGGGAGTCGTTCCCCGAGCGCTTCCGTCCCCTGCCCGGGCGCACCAACATCGTGATCACCTCCACCCCCGAGCGGGTGGTCCCCGGGAGCGGCGACGGCGCCGTGCGCACCGCGCCGTCGTACCCCGCGGCCGTCGCGCTGGCGCGCAGCAGCCCCGGCGCGGAGCGGATCTGGGTGATCGGCGGCGGGGAGGTCTACCGGCAGGCCCTGGCCGACCCCCGAGACCCCGTGACGGAGGCGCTCGTGACGGTCATCGACCTCGCCGTGGAGGGAGACACGCACGCCCCGGTGCTCGGCGACGGGTGGGC
Protein-coding sequences here:
- a CDS encoding dihydrofolate reductase codes for the protein MSAHPGPDAPQAPAGTVGAIWAQTAEGVIGRGGTMPWSLPEDLAFFRRTTTGHPVIMGRRTWESFPERFRPLPGRTNIVITSTPERVVPGSGDGAVRTAPSYPAAVALARSSPGAERIWVIGGGEVYRQALADPRDPVTEALVTVIDLAVEGDTHAPVLGDGWATEPVVGPSVSRTGLGYRIDRRTRS